A section of the Metabacillus endolithicus genome encodes:
- a CDS encoding Na/Pi cotransporter family protein — protein sequence MELDIQKMIFEFIGGLGIFLFGIKYMGDGLQRSAGDKLRDILDKFTTNPLMGVLAGIIVTVLIQSSSGTTVITVGLVSAGFMSLRQAIGVIMGANIGTTVTAFIIGIKISDYALPIIAVGAILLFFFKNKRIHNIGQIVFGFGALFFGLELMGDGMKPLRSLEAFHDLTVSMSSNPLLGVLVGTIFTVIVQSSSATIGILQELFGQGLLDIKAALPVLFGDNIGTTITAVLASIGASVAARRAALTHVIFNLIGTTIFLIFLPLFTVFMQFLQAKLNLNPEMTIAFAHGTFNFSNTIIQLPLIGVLAWIVTKLIPGEDSVIEYKAKHLDPIFIEQSSSIALGQAKEEVLRMGKFATVGLEAARDYQMTFSQKNADTALQLEDAINNLDRKITDYLILISRSEMSTAESEEHSMLMDTVRDIERIGDHFENVVELVGYQITNKVKLTDSAKQDLQEMFDLTIQTLIDAIAALDDKDTSLASKVLRSEEQIDKMERTLRKKHILRINEGSCTGSAGIVFVDIISNLERIGDHSVNIAEAVLGYRD from the coding sequence TTGGAACTGGATATCCAGAAGATGATATTTGAATTCATTGGTGGACTTGGGATATTTCTATTTGGAATTAAATATATGGGAGATGGTCTGCAACGCTCCGCTGGTGACAAACTAAGAGATATTTTGGATAAGTTTACGACAAACCCCTTAATGGGTGTTTTAGCTGGAATTATAGTAACAGTATTAATTCAATCAAGTAGTGGCACAACAGTTATTACTGTTGGTTTAGTTAGTGCTGGGTTTATGTCACTTAGACAAGCTATTGGTGTTATTATGGGAGCTAATATAGGAACCACTGTTACGGCATTTATTATTGGAATTAAGATCTCTGATTATGCGTTACCTATTATTGCTGTAGGTGCAATCCTTTTATTCTTCTTTAAAAATAAAAGAATACATAACATCGGTCAAATTGTGTTTGGCTTTGGTGCACTTTTCTTTGGTTTAGAATTAATGGGTGACGGAATGAAGCCGTTGAGATCTTTAGAGGCCTTTCATGATTTAACTGTAAGTATGAGTTCTAATCCTCTGCTTGGTGTTTTAGTAGGTACAATCTTTACAGTTATTGTTCAAAGTTCAAGCGCGACAATCGGAATTTTGCAGGAGCTTTTTGGCCAAGGTCTATTAGATATCAAGGCAGCTTTACCGGTTCTTTTTGGTGATAATATTGGTACAACAATTACAGCTGTATTAGCTTCTATTGGAGCTTCTGTTGCTGCAAGAAGAGCTGCTTTAACGCATGTTATTTTTAATTTAATTGGTACGACGATCTTTTTAATTTTCTTACCACTTTTTACGGTTTTCATGCAATTTTTACAAGCAAAATTAAATCTTAACCCTGAAATGACTATTGCTTTTGCACATGGAACATTTAACTTTTCAAACACAATTATTCAATTACCTCTAATTGGTGTCTTAGCCTGGATTGTTACAAAATTAATCCCAGGTGAAGATTCAGTTATTGAATATAAAGCAAAGCACCTTGACCCAATTTTTATTGAACAATCATCTTCTATTGCCCTAGGGCAAGCAAAAGAAGAAGTACTTCGAATGGGGAAATTTGCAACTGTTGGTTTAGAAGCTGCAAGGGATTATCAAATGACTTTCTCTCAAAAAAATGCGGACACTGCTTTGCAACTTGAGGATGCCATTAACAATTTAGATCGAAAAATAACGGATTATTTAATTCTGATTTCAAGAAGTGAGATGTCGACAGCTGAATCAGAAGAGCACAGCATGCTAATGGATACAGTCAGAGATATTGAACGCATCGGAGATCATTTTGAAAATGTGGTCGAATTGGTTGGCTATCAAATAACAAATAAAGTGAAACTTACGGATTCAGCAAAGCAGGATCTTCAAGAAATGTTTGACTTAACAATTCAAACATTAATAGATGCAATAGCAGCTTTAGATGATAAAGACACATCTTTAGCATCTAAGGTTCTAAGGTCAGAAGAGCAAATTGATAAAATGGAAAGAACTCTTCGTAAAAAACATATATTGCGAATTAATGAAGGAAGCTGTACAGGTTCTGCTGGTATTGTTTTTGTTGACATTATTAGCAACTTAGAACGAATTGGTGATCATTCAGTTAACATCGCAGAAGCTGTTTTAGGTTACAGAGATTAA
- a CDS encoding methyl-accepting chemotaxis protein — translation MGLKWANYIKKTPIHKQKFTQIKLKKRENTEKEKIPETNSVISRVFSKFSLKNRLLFLFIFLLIVSINIVGISSYLKAKDTTIETIENRISRESEVMAYVAKNLKFLYVSDNLYFMQQLEISIRDQQRQLESDGIQSDIFFYSENEIKPFKISNKANISFTESFKEKIANGKNAVFHQTIDGKDYTISVIKVPEINGKTFLVVPTESYLGPVNEMAQFMIIVMAVSLIISTILLIMFVRSLTKPLNELQNVMTEVREGNLNKKALINTTIPELQSLKVSFNMMIEQMRVVINEINETTTELENTGENLSHSSEYALSYSRQLIEAINVVKQGAEQTASSSESSVNGFQSMKHRIELLISGMDTVFQSSEDMNLSAKRGEKNNTYLINTIHSFEQDFEHMTSTIQQVKNHSSSITNLVGLIKGVADQTKLLALNATIEAARAGEAGKGFAVVANEVRKLAEQSSLATVDISKSIAEMEDVTIRATKEFDDMLMKIKRNLETANSSKASFDELMVEIETVSKRLQGMQGELQGLKSVLPDLEEGTLSFSSISQETLASSEQMLSTSGDQIQQMESTHEIGLQLKGLSNSLSSISKQFNVN, via the coding sequence TTGGGATTGAAATGGGCGAACTACATAAAAAAGACACCAATACATAAGCAGAAATTTACACAGATAAAGCTTAAAAAGAGAGAGAATACAGAAAAGGAAAAGATACCAGAAACCAATTCTGTAATAAGTAGAGTTTTTTCAAAATTCAGTTTAAAAAATCGTTTATTGTTTTTATTTATTTTCTTACTGATTGTTTCTATTAATATTGTTGGAATTAGTTCTTACCTAAAGGCAAAAGATACAACAATTGAGACGATTGAAAACCGGATAAGCCGTGAATCAGAAGTGATGGCATACGTTGCTAAAAACTTAAAGTTCTTATATGTGAGTGATAATCTGTATTTTATGCAACAATTAGAGATTAGTATTCGTGATCAGCAACGACAGTTAGAATCAGACGGCATCCAATCGGATATCTTTTTTTATTCGGAGAATGAAATTAAACCATTTAAAATAAGTAATAAAGCAAACATTTCTTTTACTGAGTCTTTTAAAGAAAAAATAGCAAATGGAAAAAATGCTGTTTTTCATCAAACAATTGATGGAAAAGACTATACAATTTCTGTGATAAAAGTGCCAGAGATTAATGGGAAAACGTTTCTTGTTGTTCCAACTGAATCTTATTTAGGTCCAGTAAATGAAATGGCACAATTTATGATTATTGTAATGGCTGTGAGCTTAATTATTTCAACTATCCTTTTAATTATGTTTGTACGAAGTCTAACAAAGCCACTAAATGAGCTTCAAAATGTTATGACTGAGGTGCGTGAGGGGAATCTAAATAAAAAAGCCTTAATTAATACAACAATTCCTGAACTTCAATCTCTCAAAGTTAGTTTTAATATGATGATTGAACAGATGAGAGTCGTGATAAATGAAATCAATGAAACAACAACAGAGCTAGAAAATACCGGGGAAAATCTGAGCCATTCTTCAGAATATGCCCTTTCTTATAGCCGTCAGCTAATTGAAGCCATTAATGTTGTAAAACAAGGAGCAGAACAAACAGCAAGTAGCTCAGAAAGCAGTGTAAATGGCTTTCAATCAATGAAACATAGAATTGAACTTTTGATTTCCGGGATGGACACAGTTTTTCAGAGCTCTGAAGATATGAATTTATCTGCAAAGCGAGGAGAAAAGAACAACACATATTTAATCAATACCATCCATAGTTTCGAACAAGATTTTGAGCATATGACCTCAACGATTCAACAAGTAAAGAATCATTCCTCTTCTATCACAAATCTTGTAGGTTTAATTAAAGGTGTCGCCGATCAAACTAAATTATTAGCTCTTAATGCTACAATTGAGGCTGCAAGAGCAGGAGAAGCAGGAAAAGGTTTTGCTGTTGTTGCAAATGAGGTACGTAAACTAGCAGAACAATCCTCATTGGCAACTGTAGATATCTCAAAATCAATCGCTGAAATGGAAGATGTAACGATTCGAGCTACAAAAGAATTCGATGATATGCTTATGAAAATTAAACGCAACTTAGAAACAGCAAATTCATCAAAAGCATCTTTTGATGAATTAATGGTTGAAATTGAGACAGTGAGTAAACGACTGCAAGGAATGCAAGGAGAACTTCAAGGCTTAAAATCAGTTCTCCCAGACCTAGAGGAAGGAACGTTAAGCTTTTCATCCATTTCACAAGAAACTCTTGCAAGTTCAGAACAGATGCTTTCAACTAGTGGTGATCAAATACAGCAGATGGAAAGCACCCATGAAATTGGTTTACAATTAAAAGGTTTATCTAATTCATTGTCTAGTATTTCAAAACAATTTAACGTGAACTAA